A region from the Sutcliffiella horikoshii genome encodes:
- a CDS encoding DUF5365 family protein produces the protein MKVVYASTPEQENHIGELVQHLLTNILPYYFTDKEIENLAKQLSLHTGEVHDTFSDYNGTLKEAFHIISCLQAIIAVIETIQEEDVLTKHREIFKRNVNMLGEYGFSFPFSIDQFVQKPSKPNIFSKFIRPSNHFLI, from the coding sequence GTGAAAGTAGTATACGCTTCAACTCCAGAGCAAGAGAACCATATTGGGGAATTGGTTCAACACCTCTTAACGAACATTCTTCCTTATTATTTCACAGATAAAGAGATAGAAAACCTTGCAAAGCAATTATCCCTTCACACTGGAGAAGTCCATGATACTTTTTCCGATTATAATGGAACTTTGAAAGAAGCATTTCATATCATATCATGCCTTCAAGCAATTATTGCAGTTATTGAAACAATCCAAGAAGAGGACGTACTTACAAAGCATCGTGAAATATTTAAGAGGAATGTCAATATGTTAGGAGAGTACGGGTTTTCCTTCCCGTTTTCGATTGACCAGTTTGTGCAAAAACCTAGCAAGCCGAATATTTTCAGTAAGTTTATTCGACCTTCCAATCATTTTTTGATTTAA
- a CDS encoding thioredoxin family protein: MKKLIIIMAVIMAIFIALVVVTNIQQKQNVEGNPFGKDKLHTETQKQLDDPLYQNIITPDELKEDLDAGETKTIYFYSSTCPACKQTSPVVVPMAEEMGIDMELYNLQEFEQGWDDYRINSTPTFIHFVDGQEVERLENYHQDSSVYNEWFEKVKETPSE; encoded by the coding sequence TTGAAAAAACTTATCATTATAATGGCGGTCATTATGGCCATCTTTATTGCACTGGTAGTTGTAACTAATATTCAGCAAAAGCAAAACGTGGAGGGTAATCCTTTCGGTAAGGATAAGCTTCATACAGAAACACAAAAGCAACTGGATGATCCATTGTACCAAAACATTATCACCCCTGATGAATTGAAAGAAGATCTGGATGCTGGGGAAACTAAAACGATTTACTTCTACAGCTCCACTTGCCCAGCATGTAAACAGACAAGCCCTGTTGTAGTACCAATGGCTGAAGAGATGGGAATAGATATGGAACTTTACAATCTACAGGAATTCGAACAAGGCTGGGACGATTACCGTATTAATTCCACTCCTACCTTCATCCATTTTGTAGATGGACAAGAAGTAGAACGCTTAGAGAACTATCACCAAGATAGCAGCGTCTACAACGAATGGTTCGAAAAAGTAAAAGAAACTCCTAGCGAATAA
- a CDS encoding disulfide oxidoreductase: protein MDHSKKIENLLLAAAIIALVASLGSLYFSEVLLYIPCELCWYQRILMYPLVILLGIAAVKKDAGIATYVLPLSIIGGSISIYHYLIQKIAFLGENSVSCGVVPCTGQYINWLGFITIPFLALIGFTSITVILFYVKKLSKKAGN from the coding sequence GTGGACCATTCCAAAAAAATAGAGAACCTATTGCTTGCAGCAGCAATCATTGCCCTTGTTGCTTCACTAGGTAGCTTATATTTTTCAGAAGTATTATTGTACATACCTTGTGAGTTGTGCTGGTATCAGCGGATATTAATGTATCCTTTAGTAATTTTGCTTGGAATTGCTGCCGTTAAGAAAGATGCTGGTATTGCAACTTACGTCCTTCCTCTATCAATTATTGGGGGAAGTATTTCGATTTATCATTACTTGATTCAAAAAATTGCGTTTTTGGGCGAGAACTCCGTTTCCTGTGGAGTTGTACCGTGTACTGGTCAATATATTAATTGGCTAGGCTTTATCACCATTCCATTTTTAGCACTCATCGGTTTTACATCCATCACGGTTATATTGTTTTATGTAAAAAAACTTTCAAAGAAAGCAGGTAACTGA
- a CDS encoding glycoside hydrolase family 13 protein: MTTKKWWKEAVVYQIYPRSFNDSNGDGVGDIQGIIEKLDYLKELGVDVVWLSPVYKSPNDDNGYDISDYRNIMDEFGTMADWEEMLAEMHKRDIKLIMDLVVNHSSDEHEWFKESRKSKDNPYRDYYIWRPGKDGSEPNNWEATFGGSVWEYDEQSDEYFLHLFSKKQPDLNWENPKLRQEVYDMMKFWLDKGIDGFRMDVINFISKVDGLPDGEKVEGKKYVSGHQYFMNGPRIHEFLQEMHKEVLEDYNVMTVGEMPGVSPEEGKLYTGEERKELNMVFQFEHMDLDTQPGKNKWHLKSLDLRDLKRSLGKWQSELEDGGWNSLYWNNHDQPRIVSRWGNDKEYRVTSAKMLATCLHMMKGTPYIYQGEELGMTNIKFESIEDYKDIETLNMYNERVVENGEDPQEIMQSIYTKGRDNARTPVQWNNAEHAGFTTGTPWIKVNENYHEINAEKAMLDKDSIFHYYRKLIQLRKQNEVIVYGSFEMLYEEHAEIFAYTRTLRDETLLVVTNFSGNNHQFDSTIDLKEAELIISNYETAEKEANSFELRPWEARVYQI; this comes from the coding sequence ATGACAACAAAAAAGTGGTGGAAAGAAGCAGTTGTTTATCAAATCTACCCACGAAGCTTCAATGATTCAAATGGAGATGGAGTAGGCGATATTCAAGGAATCATTGAAAAACTTGATTACTTAAAAGAGCTAGGTGTGGATGTTGTCTGGCTTTCTCCTGTTTATAAATCACCTAATGATGATAATGGCTATGACATAAGTGACTATCGCAACATTATGGATGAGTTCGGTACAATGGCAGATTGGGAAGAAATGCTTGCGGAGATGCATAAGAGGGACATCAAATTGATTATGGATCTTGTGGTAAATCATAGTTCCGATGAACATGAATGGTTTAAAGAGTCTCGTAAATCAAAGGATAACCCATATCGTGATTATTATATTTGGAGACCAGGGAAGGATGGGTCTGAGCCAAACAACTGGGAAGCTACTTTTGGCGGATCTGTGTGGGAGTATGATGAGCAATCGGATGAGTACTTCCTTCATTTATTTTCTAAAAAGCAACCAGATTTGAATTGGGAGAACCCTAAACTGCGACAAGAAGTATATGACATGATGAAGTTCTGGTTGGATAAGGGCATTGACGGATTCAGAATGGATGTCATTAACTTCATATCCAAAGTGGATGGGTTGCCGGATGGAGAAAAGGTGGAAGGAAAGAAGTATGTTTCCGGTCATCAGTATTTCATGAATGGGCCTCGTATTCATGAATTCCTACAAGAAATGCATAAAGAAGTGTTGGAAGATTATAATGTCATGACGGTTGGAGAAATGCCAGGCGTATCTCCGGAAGAGGGAAAACTTTATACAGGAGAAGAGCGCAAGGAATTAAACATGGTCTTCCAATTTGAACATATGGACCTTGATACACAGCCTGGCAAGAATAAGTGGCACTTGAAATCATTGGATTTGCGTGATTTAAAGAGATCACTTGGCAAATGGCAGTCCGAGCTTGAAGATGGCGGATGGAACAGCTTATATTGGAACAACCATGATCAACCTCGTATTGTATCAAGGTGGGGAAATGACAAGGAGTACCGTGTCACATCTGCTAAAATGTTGGCAACATGTCTGCATATGATGAAAGGGACGCCATATATCTACCAAGGGGAAGAGCTTGGGATGACCAATATTAAGTTCGAATCGATCGAGGATTATAAGGATATTGAAACACTAAATATGTACAATGAACGGGTAGTTGAAAATGGAGAAGACCCACAGGAAATCATGCAATCCATTTACACTAAAGGACGTGATAACGCAAGAACACCAGTTCAGTGGAATAACGCTGAACATGCAGGGTTCACAACGGGGACTCCGTGGATCAAGGTGAATGAAAATTATCACGAAATCAATGCCGAAAAAGCGATGCTAGATAAAGATTCTATCTTCCATTACTACCGTAAATTGATACAACTTCGTAAACAAAATGAGGTTATTGTGTACGGTTCATTTGAGATGTTGTATGAGGAGCATGCAGAAATATTTGCTTATACCCGTACGCTTAGAGACGAAACTCTACTTGTTGTGACAAATTTCTCGGGAAATAACCACCAGTTCGACAGTACCATAGACCTAAAAGAGGCAGAACTAATTATTAGTAACTATGAAACAGCCGAAAAGGAAGCAAATTCTTTTGAGTTGCGTCCTTGGGAAGCTAGAGTTTATCAGATTTGA
- a CDS encoding bifunctional GNAT family N-acetyltransferase/carbon-nitrogen hydrolase family protein, translated as MALSKIDLSKFEKKMIIRNIEMKDIDDIIALQHLCFPGMQPWKPEHLESHLNMFPEGQLCAEYDGEIIGSCSSLLINFDEYDDRHTWDDITDEGYITNHNPDGYNLYGIEVMVHPGFRRMKVGHRLYEARKDLARRLNLKSIIIGGRIPNYHKYAEEMTPREYVRQVMRHKIYDPVLSFQLLNEFTLMRINPGYLPDDVASNKYATLMEWNNVEYIPQTKRHFKTSFPVRICVVQYMMKPISSFEEFATQVEYYTDVASDAGADFAVFPEIFTTQLMSFLHEKVPSKAVQRLTEYTEQYIQLFTDLAVKYNVNIIGGSHFVEEDEKVFNIAYLFRRDGTIEKQYKLHITPNERKWWGISRGESVRVFDTDCGKIAIQICYDIEFPELARIATEKGANIIFCPFNTEDRQGYLRVRYCAQARAVENQIYTVIAGTCGNLPQVENMDIQYSQSAIFAPSDFEFARDGIVGECNPNIEMVIIGDVDLEILRRQRQSGTVRQLKDRRRDVYEIKYKK; from the coding sequence ATGGCATTGTCAAAAATCGATTTATCTAAATTTGAGAAAAAAATGATTATCAGAAACATAGAAATGAAAGACATAGATGATATTATCGCACTTCAGCACTTGTGCTTTCCAGGCATGCAGCCATGGAAACCCGAACATCTTGAAAGTCATTTAAATATGTTCCCAGAAGGACAGCTTTGCGCGGAATATGATGGGGAAATAATTGGTTCGTGCTCAAGCTTGTTGATTAACTTTGATGAATATGATGATCGTCATACTTGGGACGATATAACAGATGAAGGGTACATCACCAACCACAATCCAGATGGTTATAACTTATATGGCATTGAAGTAATGGTGCATCCAGGTTTCCGACGTATGAAGGTGGGGCACAGGCTGTACGAAGCTAGGAAAGATCTTGCACGCAGGCTTAATTTGAAAAGTATCATCATTGGCGGCCGCATCCCTAACTACCATAAATATGCAGAAGAGATGACTCCACGGGAGTACGTTAGACAAGTAATGCGTCATAAAATTTATGATCCTGTGCTTTCCTTCCAATTGTTGAATGAGTTTACGTTGATGCGTATCAATCCAGGGTATCTTCCTGACGATGTGGCTTCCAATAAATACGCAACATTAATGGAGTGGAACAATGTAGAGTACATCCCGCAGACAAAGCGCCATTTCAAAACTTCATTCCCTGTTAGGATCTGCGTGGTTCAGTACATGATGAAACCCATTAGTTCATTTGAGGAGTTCGCCACACAGGTGGAGTATTACACAGATGTTGCTTCAGATGCTGGAGCTGATTTTGCGGTATTCCCAGAGATATTTACAACTCAGTTGATGAGCTTCCTTCATGAAAAGGTACCTAGTAAAGCGGTTCAGCGTCTAACTGAGTATACAGAACAGTATATCCAGCTGTTTACAGACCTTGCGGTAAAATATAACGTGAATATTATTGGAGGTTCCCATTTCGTGGAGGAGGATGAAAAGGTATTTAACATTGCCTATCTATTTCGACGTGATGGAACGATTGAAAAGCAGTACAAGTTGCATATCACACCAAATGAGCGCAAATGGTGGGGAATAAGCCGTGGAGAAAGTGTTCGTGTCTTTGATACGGATTGCGGTAAAATCGCGATCCAAATTTGCTATGATATCGAGTTCCCGGAATTAGCCCGTATTGCTACTGAAAAAGGCGCAAATATTATTTTCTGTCCATTTAATACAGAAGACCGCCAAGGCTACTTGCGTGTTCGTTACTGTGCGCAGGCACGTGCTGTGGAAAACCAAATTTACACGGTTATCGCAGGAACATGTGGAAATCTTCCTCAGGTGGAAAACATGGATATCCAGTACTCACAGTCCGCTATTTTTGCTCCTTCCGACTTTGAATTTGCAAGGGACGGAATTGTAGGAGAATGTAATCCAAATATTGAAATGGTAATCATCGGAGATGTAGACTTAGAGATTCTCCGTCGACAACGCCAGTCTGGTACGGTTCGTCAATTGAAGGACCGACGAAGAGATGTTTATGAAATTAAGTATAAAAAATAA
- a CDS encoding DUF4395 domain-containing protein → MKNSTIPKPLVTFNQWFILTTVLLSLATGLYFLMAFPLLAGLMGLFFKWNPVLIVARKFLSQPAGSYPQEDVAQLQFNQSIAVACLALALFGFYSGFVVIGYAFAIMVGVASGVALMGFCVGCFIRFQWQQYRYRRTSN, encoded by the coding sequence ATGAAAAATAGTACGATACCTAAACCTTTGGTCACTTTTAATCAATGGTTCATATTGACGACTGTCCTTCTTTCTCTTGCTACAGGATTATACTTTCTGATGGCATTTCCATTGCTTGCTGGGCTGATGGGATTGTTCTTTAAATGGAATCCAGTTCTTATTGTTGCTCGGAAATTTCTATCTCAACCTGCAGGATCTTATCCTCAGGAAGACGTTGCACAGTTGCAATTTAACCAGAGCATTGCGGTAGCCTGCTTGGCATTAGCGCTTTTCGGTTTTTATTCCGGATTTGTTGTAATTGGTTATGCGTTTGCCATTATGGTAGGTGTTGCCTCAGGAGTTGCATTGATGGGGTTTTGCGTAGGATGTTTTATTAGGTTTCAATGGCAGCAGTATCGATATCGTCGGACTTCTAATTAA
- a CDS encoding transaldolase family protein — MKYFLDSAKIEEIRYAYKNWGIDGVTTNPRHIMNSGKPFLTVLKELGEEFKNVENFPISVEINPHLEDPEEMVREGKEIASLSSNFIIKIPCTEPGLIAAKRLEEEGIRTNVTLVFSPSQALQPARIGAKFVSPFVGWKENSGEDTAPYIQDIVDIYKMYNAKTEIIVAALRNGKQIADAAKAGADIVTCGFDVYKTSFAHPFTDYGLGVFRDAWDNTAKELEEVK, encoded by the coding sequence ATGAAATATTTTTTAGATAGTGCAAAAATTGAAGAGATTCGTTATGCGTATAAGAACTGGGGAATTGATGGGGTTACAACTAACCCAAGACATATCATGAACAGCGGCAAGCCTTTCTTGACAGTATTAAAAGAATTAGGGGAAGAATTTAAAAACGTGGAAAACTTTCCTATCTCTGTTGAAATCAACCCACATTTGGAAGATCCTGAAGAAATGGTACGTGAAGGAAAAGAGATTGCTAGTTTATCAAGCAACTTCATTATCAAGATCCCTTGCACGGAGCCAGGACTGATTGCTGCGAAAAGACTTGAGGAAGAAGGCATTCGTACAAACGTTACATTGGTATTCTCTCCTTCTCAAGCATTGCAACCAGCTAGAATCGGAGCGAAATTTGTTTCTCCTTTCGTAGGTTGGAAAGAAAACAGTGGAGAAGATACAGCTCCATACATTCAAGACATTGTAGATATCTACAAAATGTACAATGCGAAAACAGAAATTATTGTTGCAGCTCTTCGCAACGGTAAACAAATTGCAGACGCAGCCAAAGCTGGAGCAGATATTGTGACATGCGGATTTGATGTGTATAAAACAAGCTTTGCACATCCATTCACGGATTACGGTCTAGGTGTTTTCCGAGATGCATGGGATAACACTGCCAAGGAATTAGAAGAAGTGAAGTAA
- a CDS encoding DUF4867 family protein → MSKLELLRSLNTNLSIYDIDDEEFLPFGRIVEEYDFTSYLNYMNETDIPKEGNVYMASIPEMEQQAPSELIKENFYGGMDIQVGYCNGVNSTLNGLEFHKSSEINVACTDMVLLLGQVQDIVENTFRSNNVTGFFVPKGKAVELYATTLHFAPCKVQDKGFKTIVILPKGTNEPLKEGLERKSKEDQLLFMKNKWLLAHPDREVLMEKGAHPGISGVNIELFYKLKTLK, encoded by the coding sequence ATGTCTAAGCTTGAATTGTTAAGATCACTTAATACAAATCTATCCATTTACGATATAGATGATGAAGAATTCTTACCTTTTGGTAGAATAGTAGAAGAATACGATTTCACAAGTTATCTTAACTATATGAATGAAACGGATATTCCAAAGGAAGGCAATGTCTATATGGCATCGATTCCGGAAATGGAACAACAAGCACCTTCCGAATTAATCAAAGAGAACTTCTATGGCGGAATGGATATTCAAGTTGGTTATTGTAACGGGGTAAACTCCACTTTAAATGGCTTGGAGTTTCATAAATCCAGTGAGATCAACGTGGCATGTACCGATATGGTTCTCCTGCTCGGACAGGTCCAAGATATCGTAGAGAACACTTTTAGAAGTAATAATGTAACCGGTTTCTTTGTGCCAAAGGGCAAAGCAGTTGAACTTTATGCGACAACGCTTCATTTTGCTCCTTGCAAAGTGCAGGATAAAGGTTTTAAAACGATTGTTATTCTACCAAAAGGTACGAATGAACCATTAAAAGAAGGTCTTGAAAGAAAGTCCAAGGAAGACCAACTGTTATTTATGAAAAACAAGTGGCTTCTAGCTCACCCGGACAGAGAGGTGCTCATGGAAAAAGGAGCACATCCAGGGATTAGTGGAGTAAACATCGAACTTTTCTATAAATTGAAAACGCTTAAATAG